A single window of Channa argus isolate prfri chromosome 12, Channa argus male v1.0, whole genome shotgun sequence DNA harbors:
- the LOC137137699 gene encoding H-2 class II histocompatibility antigen, E-S beta chain-like, whose amino-acid sequence MASTFLSFFLLFITVYTADGFYEFSVDRCLFNSTDLKDIQYIRSYYFNKIEEVRFDSRVGEYVGYGNGVKDAEAWNKDTGNLAAMRAQRETVCQHNIGIDYQAVLSKSVKPTVRVYSTTPSAGKHPAMLVCSIYDFFPKQIKVSWTRDGQEVTSGVTSTDELADGDWYYQVHSHLEFTPRSGEKISCVVEHASLKQPLVTDWDPSLPESERNQIAIGASGLILGLILSLAGFIYYKRKARGRILVPTN is encoded by the exons ATGGCTTCAACTTTTCTCagcttctttctcctcttcatcACGGTCTACACAGCAG ATGGATTTTATGAGTTTTCAGTGGACCGCTGTCTGTTTAACTCCACTGATCTGAAGGACATCCAGTACATCAGGTCGTATTATTTTAACAAGATAGAAGAAGTCAGGTTTGACAGCAGAGTGGGGGAGTATGTTGGATACGGTAACGGTGTGAAGGATGCAGAGGCCTGGAACAAAGATACTGGAAACCTGGCTGCGATGAGAGCTCAGAGGGAGACTGTCTGCCAACATAACATTGGTATTGACTACCAAGCTGTTCTGTCTAAatcag TTAAACCCACTGTCAGAGTCTACTCTACAACCCCCTCTGCTGGTAAACATCCTGCCATGTTGGTCTGCAGCATCTACGACTTCTTCCCCAAACAGATCAAAGTGAGCTGGACCAGAGACGGACAGGAAGTCACTTCTGGTGTCACTTCCACTGATGAGCTGGCAGATGGTGATTGGTACTACCAGGTCCACTCTCACCTGGAGTTCACACCCAG GTCTGGAGAGAAGATCTCCTGTGTGGTGGAACACGCCAGCCTCAAACAACCTCTGGTTACTGACTGGG ATCCGTCCCTGCCTGAGTCAGAGAGAAACCAGATCGCCATCGGAGCCTCAGGACTGATCCTGGGTCTGATCTTATCCCTGGCTGGATTCATCTACTACAAGAGGAAGGCCAGAG GACGTATTCTGGTTCCAACCAACTGA
- the LOC137137693 gene encoding RLA class II histocompatibility antigen, DP alpha-1 chain-like, translated as MKTMKMKRLLFLSCLLCVSADVQHEDFNILGCSKTDGEEMYALDGEEMWYADFVNKIGVMPLPSFVDNFGYQEGTYEGAVANLQTCKTNLDIDLKRHKDTRLELDPPSSPMIYTRDDVDIGEKNTLICHVTGFYPAPVKVHWTKNGEKVTEGASINVPYFSIQGVFSQISRLEFTPQQGDIYSCAVEHPALKDPLARLWVVEVKQPGIGPAVFCGLGLTMGLLGVAAGTFFLIKGNECS; from the exons ATGAAGACGATGAAGATGAAGcggctcctcttcctctcctgtctcctctgtgtctctgctgatg TTCAACATGAGGACTTTAATATCCTCGGCTGTTCAAAGACTGATGGAGAGGAGATGTACGCACTGGACGGTGAAGAGATGTGGTACGCAGACTTCGTCAACAAGATAGGAGTCATGCCTCTGCCCAGTTTTGTAGATAATTTTGGTTACCAGGAGGGAACTTATGAAGGAGCTGTGGCTAATCTACAGACCTGCAAAACAAACCTGGATATTGATCTAAAGCGCCATAAGGACACTCGACTGGAGCTCG ATCCTCCATCCAGTCCGATGATCTACACTAGAGATGATGTGGATATTGGAGAGAAAAACACCCTCATCTGTCATGTGACTGGTTTCTATCCTGCCCCTGTCAAGGTTCACTGGACCAAGAACGGAGAGAAAGTGACTGAAGGAGCAAGCATCAATGTTCCTTATTTTAGCATACAGGGTGTCTTCAGTCAGATCTCCAGACTGGAGTTCACCCCACAGCAGGGAGACATCTACAGCTGTGCAGTGGAACATCCAGCTCTGAAAGACCCACTGGCCAGATTGTGGG TTGTGGAGGTGAAGCAGCCTGGTATTGGACCTGCAGTTTTTTGTGGACTGGGTCTGACTATGGGTCTGCTCGGTGTGGCAGCTGGAACCTTCTTTCTCATCAAAGGAAACGAGTGCAGCTGA